GCGGGTGGTCGAGGCCGTGTGGGAGGCCATGGAAAAACGGGCGGCGGTGAAGTGCGCGTAGCTTATGGACCTGCCACCCACTGCACGGCTTTGAGGATAAAGGCCTCCATCCCGGCCTGCTGTTCCGGATGCGGGCTACTGCAAAGCAGGCGTCCTTTCCCATAACTGCCCGCGACCATAGCGGGGGAGTTCACTTGGGCTCCTTTGGGTGAGCCATTTTCCGCCAGTTCGCTGCGGAAAAAGGCCAGAGGTTCAAAGTCGGGGATGGCTTCATCTCCCGCTGGATTAAAGACGGGGCCATTGGCGTAACGGATATCCAGCAGGCCTTCGGGCATGCCCAAAATCTCGCGGCCCTTGGGCGTAAATTCGATTTTTACATCGCCCACACCGCGTGCCCATTTCGAGGACTTGGTCTTGGCATCAAGGATCTGCAGCCCCCAGGAGAAACCATCGCAGGCCAGGTAATTGCCAGCGCAGATGCCCACATAACCGCCGCCCGCCTCAATGAAACGGCGCACTTGTTCACGGCCCACAAGGCCCAGTGTGCCCGCCTGCTTGCCACCGCTGCCACCCGTAAAGATGACGACATCGAAGTCCTTGAGTCCGCCTTCGCGGATGAGTTGCGGTTTAACGATCGTGACTTTGACCCCAGGCGCTTGGCTGAGCAGTTCCGTGCAACGTGGCACACCTTTGCCAAAGCTGCCGTAGTCATCAAATAGAGCCACTCGCACGGGACCATCACCGCGCTGGAGGGGCGGAAGTGGTGCGAGTTCCTTCCAGGTGAGGGAGATGGCCTGAAGCTCTTGGGTCTTGGCGCGTTTGCCCACCAGTCGCCATTGAGGCTGCTCATCTGATCCAGTTCGAATGAGCTTGGCCTCAGTCACGGGAAACTCCGCTACCAGATGCAGGGCATTGATGTTGATCTTGGTGTTGGCGGGATCAAAGCCTGCCGGATTCGTGGTGTGATAAAGCGCGGTGCTGGCTTTGCCTTTGACGGGATGCAGCACATAGTGATGCCCTGCGGTGATTTCGGCCGCCGACAGCAGTTCCTCGCGGCCTTGGAGGGAGCTGGGTGCCCACTCCCCAACCAGTTTTGGATACTGGATTCCAGGAGCTAGGTTTTCCCCGGCGTGCAGTGACAAGGCAAAGAGGCTCAGGAGAAGCAGGTGTTTCATAACCAAAAGTGTGTTTATAGGCCGTTTGGGTGGCGGTTGATGAAACCGGAGGTGCCGCGTGCGGTGGACCGCCAGCGCGGACCTTCGCCAGTCTGCGTGCCCGAGGTGTCAAATCGCAGGCCGCAGACGGACATGAAGACGTGGTTTCCGGGTTTCACAAAGATGGAGACGTAACGCCCTGGGCCGGACTTTCCATAACCTGCAAAGCCGCGGGAGTTCA
The Prosthecobacter algae genome window above contains:
- a CDS encoding BPL-N domain-containing protein, producing the protein MKHLLLLSLFALSLHAGENLAPGIQYPKLVGEWAPSSLQGREELLSAAEITAGHHYVLHPVKGKASTALYHTTNPAGFDPANTKININALHLVAEFPVTEAKLIRTGSDEQPQWRLVGKRAKTQELQAISLTWKELAPLPPLQRGDGPVRVALFDDYGSFGKGVPRCTELLSQAPGVKVTIVKPQLIREGGLKDFDVVIFTGGSGGKQAGTLGLVGREQVRRFIEAGGGYVGICAGNYLACDGFSWGLQILDAKTKSSKWARGVGDVKIEFTPKGREILGMPEGLLDIRYANGPVFNPAGDEAIPDFEPLAFFRSELAENGSPKGAQVNSPAMVAGSYGKGRLLCSSPHPEQQAGMEAFILKAVQWVAGP